CCAAGCTTGCGATTAGAGAAATCACGTTCCACTTTAAAGGCTTGAGCACGTAGGCTTTCTGCAAGTTGTGTCGCTGCTAAGCTGGCTTTGTTTCCCATAACAGCAATATAAACATCAAGTGTGTCTTCTTCGTGGAAATCGATACCTTGCATTTCAGCAATCATCAACAAGCGCTCTACACCAAGACCAAAACCAAAACCTGGTGTTGCTGGGCCATCAAAGTATTCAACCAATCCATCATAACGGCCACCTGCACAAACCGTCAATTCTTGTCCTTTTACATCCACGATAAATTCAAAGATAGTATCATTGTAATAGTCCAAACCACGAACCATATTTGTATCAATGACATATTCAATGCCCAAACCATCGAGCAGAGCACGTGTCATGTCAAAGTGATCTTGAGACTCTTCTGTAAGATAGTCTAAGATGGATGGCGCCCCCTTAACGATTTCCTTGTCTTCTTTTTCCTTGCTGTCAAGTACGCGAAGAGGATTTTCGTGAAGACGACGTTGGCTATCTTTTGAAAGTTGATTTTCAAAAGGTGTCAAATAATCAACCAAAGCTGTACGATAAGCCTTACGCGTTTCTAAATCACCCAGAGAATTCAAGTGAAGCGTCACACCAGAAATACCAATTTGTTCAAATAATGATTGTGCCATGGCGATAATTTCGACATCAATTGCGGGATTTTTTGCTCCGAAACACTCTACACCAAATTGGTGGAATTCACGTAAACGTCCGGATTGAGGGCGTTCATAACGGAACATTGAACCCATATAATACATTTTTACAGGTTTTGGCACTTCGGGGGCAAAAAGTTTATTTTCAATATACGCGCGAACAGTTGACGCAGTTCCTTCAGGACGTAAGGCAATATGACGTCCCCCTTTATCGTCAAAGTCATACATTTCTTTCGTTACAATATCACTTGTTTCCCCTGTTGCACGACTGAACAGCTCATAACTTTCAAAAAGTGGTGTACGGATTTCTTTGAAATTATAATCTTCAAATACTGCACGTGCCATCATTTCTACATATTGCCATTTTTGTGACTCTTGAGGCAGAATATCTGCCGTACCTTTTGGTTTTTGTAATTTCATATTATCTCCTTTGTATCGACTCCATTTGTGTTTAAAACATTACGAATAAAGCTCGTGTGAGCCATGCCGTCGAGCACTCATTAATAGCTTTAGCTGCAATGTCTTGGCAATTAAGACGGTAAAATGTAAAAAACGATATTTTTTTACATTTTACCTAATAAGTTGCTCAGGCAAGACCCCATAGGGATTGCCGTCTAGCATTAGTGCCTTTAGGCGCAATGCTAGTAGCAAATTAAAACGCCCTAAGCATAAAAGCTCTAGGGCGTCAGTAATCTTATCGCGGTACCACCTAAATTTGTCCTGTCTTCCAGAACCTCAGTTTAGCTATAACGTTGCTACCGTTTTTTATCGTCACTTTAGGTTTTGTAAGCTTTCAGCCAAGTCTTACTCTCTGTATCTTTAAGTATAACGCAGACTTCTGTTTTTTTCAAGCTTTAAATTCATATTAATTTTTAAAAACTTGCATATTTTTGGCAAAGTAATCATAGCCGGAATAAATTGTGAAGATAAGGCAAACATAAAGTAAGATTGTACCAATATAAATGGGATCTCCAATTAATAAGAAAATAATAGACAACATTTGTGTAAATGTTTTAATTTTTCCTGGCATCGCTGCAGCCAAGACTGCTCCCCCTTGTTCAACCAATAAAAGGCGAAGTCCAGTCACGGCAAGTTCACGACATACAATGATGGCAACAACCCAAGCTGGAGCTAAGCCTAGAGCAATTAGCATCACAAATGCAGCCATCGTTAGCATTTTATCTGCTAATGGATCCGCAAATTTACCAAAATTAGAAACAACTTTCCACTTGCGCGCCAAATAGCCATCAAGCCAGTCTGTGATTGAAGCTACAGCAAAGATAATTGCTGCAACAATCCATGAAACATAGCTTGCACCCACAGTTGCACCATGTGGCAGATAAAGGACAATGAGAAAGACAGGAATCATAAAGATTCTTAGTATCGTTAATTGATTGGGGAGTTTTTCTTTTTTCATAATTACTTTCTTCGCTTCTTAGAGTTGGCCTACTCGGGCTCAACTTTTTATTGTGTTACAGGTGCTGTAGTGCTTGCATAAGTCACCGTTAATTGCACTTGAACTGGAGTTCCTACTGTAAGAGCAGACAAATCGACAGTGCTGCCGTTGATTGTCATCGTGAGACCTTGTGTATTGGACAAGTTAATCACTGAGTTGGTTAATCCTGCTCCGAGCGTTGCTGTAGCTGTATTTTCGGCATCAGACAATGTGCGTACGGTTGCCCAATCCGCATTAGTCAGTGAAACTGTGGTCACTGCGCCAGCTGCTGTTGTAAAAACAATTTGTGTTGGACTCGTAGCATTTTCTACCTTGACGTTGAGTTGCGCACCACTGCCAGTAACGGTAATTTGATTTTGGGGTTCTGGTTTTGATTCAACAGGTTTTTCTGATGATTCTGTTGTTTTCTTTGGTTCTTCTGTTGTCTTTTTTGTTTCGCTCGTTTTATAAGTATAAGAAGTATCACTCAAATCTGGTTTTGGCGGACGGGTGAGTAACACGACAGCTGTGACACTTCCGACAATGGCTAGTGCAACAGCAGAAAGCAAGATAATGGGAACATAATGACGCCATGCAGGCTTATTGCTTTCTTCCTCTTCCTCTTCCTCTTCTACGCGTTCACTCGGTTTCACAAAGCGGTAAGTTTCTTGGATGTCTTCATGTTCTTCCACAGACATCGATCCATCCTTCTCGTATGCAAGCATGATTTGATCTGCATCAAGATCTAATTTTTCTGCATATTGTTTAAGATAAGCTTTTATATAAAAATCACCGGGTAAAGCCTTATAGTCCCCTGTTTCTAAAGCAATAATATATAATTTCGGAATGTTTGTAAGTTTTTCGGCTTCACTCAGCCCGAGGCCAAGTTCCGTCCTCTTGTCTTTGAGGACTTCGCCTATTGTTTTAATTGCCACCATGTCCTCCTCTCAGCTTTATGAAATACATGGATTTATTCATAACTGTTCGTATTATTTAGGGTAGATGATAAAATCTACAGTTTGCATATTCTCTACAAATTTTTCAGCATGCTTGCTGACTTTTTCAAGTGTTAATCCTGATAAAATTTCAGGAAGGTCAAAGAAGTTAATCTCGCCATAAATATTTGATGAAAATTGATTGGCGATATATTCTAAAGAGTTTAGGGATTTATAATAATCTCCCAGTGTTTCACGTTTCAGTGTTTCGAGATTTTCTTTTTCAAAATCCTTATCTATTTTATAACTTTTTAGGGCTTCCTGCAAAACTTTACTGATTTGCTCTGGTTTTTCAGTATCCACGGTAATGTTCGCAAAGTGAAAACTTTTATCCATGTCAAAACCATAGCCAAAAGAATCATCAACTAAACCTGCATTATACATTTCCTCATAACGATGACTCGTTTTCCCAAAAAGCATGTCTAGAAGCAACTGATTCGAAAGTTTATATTCTAATAATTCGCGGGCATCAGTGGGTAAAGCATCTTCTCCACGAAAACCAAGCGCCAACTTGGGCAGCGCAACTTCGAATTTGAGCGTTTCTCCTAAAAGAGGCTGACTGCCTTCCACCGTTTTTCTCTGTATAGGCTCCGCTTTAACAAAAGATTTTCTCTCTTGATTGTCATTTACAAACGCAGCCATATGCTCCACATCAAAAGGACCTGTTAAGAAGAGGTTCATGTTGGAGGGATGATAAAAAGTTTCATAGTTGGCGTACAAGTCTGCTGCTGTAATTTCCTTAATAGAACGGGGAGTCCCCCCGATATCATCTGCCAAAGGTGAATCAGGATAGAGCGAAGCTAAGAGCCCTGCGAACAAACGCCAGTCACTATCATCTTGATACATCTGGATTTCTTGTTGAATAATACCTTGCTCTTTCGAAACATTTTCTTCTGTAAAGTAAGGTTCTTGTACGAAATCAAGCAGTAAGTCTACACACTCATAGATATTTTCACGTGTCGAAAAAAGATAAGATGTTCTTGAAAAGCTTGTAAAAGCATTGGTTTGCGCCCCATAGGCACCAAACTTGTACATTACATCACCTTCTTTTTTCTCAAAAAGTTTATGCTCCAAAAAGTGAGCTATACCTTCTGGAAAAGTCTTCATCTCTTGACTTCCCATAGGGATAAAAGAGGTATCTAAGGAACCAAAGTTTGTCGTAAAAAGACCATAGGTCCGATTGTAATCCGATTTCGGTAAGTAATACACCGTTAAGCCATTGGCGAGAACATCAGTATATAAGATTTCTCCCGTTTTTTCATAGCTCTTCTTCTGCATAAACTTCTCCTTTCATGAAATATTGAGCCTGTAGTTTTAAACTTTGCGCCAAGCGCATAATATCTTCTTTGTTCACAGCCTCTAATGCCTTCAAAAAGGTTGCTTCATCAATATAAAGTTCAGGTAAAACTTCGTGAATGAAAGCTTGTTCAATAAGATTTGAAGAAGAATCAAGCGACATGAAGTAAGAGTTTTTGAGCATTGTTTTAGTCTGCTCAATTTCTTGTGCGGTAAAGTCTCCAGATTGCATGGCTTGAAGTTGTTCTAGAATCAGCGCACGTGCCTGTTGATAATTTCCGGCATCAATTCCGGCATTAACTCTTAACAGACCAGTAAAACTATCAAAAGCTGAACTTGCATAGTAAGCCAAACTTGCCTTTTCACGGACATTCATAAATAATTTCGAATGCGCAAAGCCACCGAAAAGGCCATTCATCACTTGTAAAGTCATGTAATCCTTGCTGCCATAAGTCGTCGGTTGCGCAAAGGCCATTTGTAAAATAGACTGTTGCACCTCTTTAGCTTCGATTTTTTCTTGATAATCCTTGAGCTCTTGCTTATAAAAAATTTCAGAATGCCCCTGACGATCTTTAAAGTCAAAGTTTTGGAACAAACGTACAACCTCAGCTTCTTCCACATCACCGAGAACAAAAATATCAATAAGATTGTGGTTAAGCATTTCAGTGTAATAATTAAAAACAGCTTCTGCTGTTTCTGCCTGCAAGAGTTCCACAGTTGCTACACCTGGGAGAGCTTGATTGGAATCCGTAAAGAAAAGGGTAGCCAACTGACGACTGGCATAGTAAGAGCGGTCTTCGTTCATAGCTTTAAGGTAGTTGATGAGATTTGCCTTTTCCCGCTCAAAGACTGCCACATTATTATCTGGACTAAAGAGCGCGTTGTGCATAAAATCAACAGCACCTGCTAAAGTATCCATATCAACAAATTTAGGATTCACGAGATTCATATGAATGCTTAACAAATGTTGGCTGCCTTTTTTATTTACTGTAGTTGAGAAAGAGGTCCCATAAAGTTCTGACAAGCGGCTTGAAAATGCTTGAGCTGTTGGGTATGCCGCATTAGTCGTTTCCCATAAATTAGAGATAATCACACGCTTAGCAATATTTTCTCGCGAAAGTTCTTCACGAAAGCGCACCATGAGACGTATTGTTTTGAATTTTGTTTCTTTTATAACATGGAGATTTACTCCGCTGGCTAGTTTCATAGATATCCCTTGTCTACTCCTCTTTTTAAGTTTAAAGGAAATTCTTTTAATCCTAAAAAGAGCAGGAGCTGTAATATCTCTATTATAGCAAATTTTCCACTATTTTTGAGACTCTTTATGCTAAAATAGAGTTATGCAAAATTACATTTTATTTGAAGAATACATCACCTTAGGTCAAGTCATTAAAGAGTTGGCCATTGTCAATACAGGAGGCCAAGCGAAGCTTTTTCTCGCTGAAAATGAAGGCAATATTTTCTTAAACAAGGAAGCTGAAAATCGCCGTGGCAAAAAACTGCGAGCGGGAGATGTTTTGGAGATTCCTGAATTTGGACTGATCCTCTCATTTGTCCAAGCGTCTGCAGAAGAAATTGCTGAGCGTGAAGAAGATAAGGCCGAAGAAGAACGCGTCAAAGCGCTGGTCAAAAAAATGAACGCTCAAGTCAAAACACAAAAACCAAAGAAAGCAGCCAAGCCAAGATTTCCTGGCGCTAAATAAGCATGAAACTTAACAATATTCAGCTCTATAATTTTCGAAATTATGCTGAGCTTTCTCTTGAATTTCATCCCAATCTCAATATTTTTTTGGGACAGAATGCCCAGGGTAAAACAAATATTTTAGAAAGCATCTACTTTCTTGCTCTGACACGTAGCCACCGTACGCATCATGATCGGGAACTGATTCGGTGGAATGCCAAAGAAATGAAGGTTTCTGGGACTGTCGAAAAAGGGCACGGGAATGTCCCACTTGAAGTTGCTTTGACCCCTAAAGGACGTACGGCTCATGTCAATCACCTGAAAGAAAATCGCTTAGCAGACTATATTGGTCAGCTGAACCTTATCATGTTTGCACCTGAGGATTTAGAACTTATCAAAGGTGCACCAAGCATTCGTCGTCGCTTCCTTGATATGGAAATTGGTCAAATACGTCCCGTGTATCTTTATGATTCAGTGCGCTATAATCGCGCTTTAAAAGAACGCAATGCTTACCTCAAGATGGAAGGCAAACAGATTGACGCTACTTTCTTAGATGTTTTAGACAGCCAACTGGCAGAACACGGTCAGAAGATTAGTACTGAACGTCAACATTTCATTAGCAAACTAGAAAAACTGGCACAAAAAATTCATGCTCAGCTCACTCATGGGATGGAGGAGCTGCAGATAAATTATAAAGCCAATTCGACAGCGCTCATAGAAGATTTGAAACGTGCACATGATAAGGATATTTTTCGTCACCAAACCTCTGTCGGTCCTCATCGAGACGATTTGACCTTTTTTGTCAATGGCATTAATGTTGCGGACTTTGGCAGTCAAGGTCAACAAAGAACTGTTGCTTTATCTGTCAAGCTCGCCGAGATTGATTTGATTTTTGAAGAAACTGGAGAATATCCTATTCTTTTACTGGATGATGTAATGAGTGAGCTCGATAATAGCCGTCAGTTGGATCTTTTAGAAACAACGCTTGGAAAAACACAAACCTTCATCACTACAACGACGCTTGACCACCTCAAAAACCTGCCCGAAAATTTAAGTATTTTCAATGTGAAGCAAGGAGAAATTGAAACAAATGGACAAGAAAGAACCACCACTGACTAAGGATAACCTCCTTAAATTTAAAGCCTTGGCTGAAGAAGGGGATGCGACATTATTAAAGCGTATTTCTCTTCTGGTTGAACAAGAACGTGAATTACGCCAACAAAAAGATAAACTCGAAGAAGATTTACGTGTTTTGGTGCATATCAAAAACAGTCATTACTCACAATTAGAGCAAAAAAATTCGGAACATTAATTCCGAATTTTTTTATGTCAATTATAAGCCAAGTAACTCCCTTAGACCATAATGGTTGCCAATTAAGCCAAAAGCCGCAAAGATAGACAAAGCGATAATTACAAGAAGGACAATAATTTCTACACGAGAAAGTGTTTTGCCATTTTCTTTCTTCGCTAAGTAGTAGAAAATAAAACCAATTGCATAGAGAATTGAAGCCATCCAAACATATTGCCAGCCTGAAAGCCACAGAGCTAAGATTTGGAAAACAAGAGCCACAAAGCCGATGACTATATTTTTTGTATTTTTTTCTTCAAGGCCATGTTTCATCATATATGCACCTACCAAAGCGTAACAGATCATGATACATGCTGTACAGAGGTACACCATTACATTATAAGCATTTGCAACATAAAAAGTGACTATGATGAAAAATTGAACAAAGATTTGTGTAAGCCAAAGAGAATTTGCAGGAGCGTTATGTTTATTTAAGCGCCCAAACCATTTCGGGAGTAATTTTTGATTGGCCAATTGTGTCGTTGATTCCACTGGAAGCATCGTCCATGATATCCAAGCTCCTAAGACGGAAACAACCAGACCACTGGCCATCAATGCCCCTCCAAAACTGCCAAGCATATCTTTCAGCATGTAAACCATGCCTGGTGTTTTCATGGCAGCTAGTTCTGCTTGATTATAGTAGCCGAAAGGTAAGAGTGAAAGTAAGATGTAGATAAAAAGCAAAACAACAAGACCAATGATTGTCGCGCGCCCTGCATCAGATTTTTTCTTCGCACGGTCTCCCATCATTGCAGCACCTTCAATCCCGACAAAGACCCAAATCATGACCATAAGAGAGCTTTTAACTTGATCAAGTAAACCGCTAGCGGTTATGGACCCTTGTGCTTGAATCAAGCCCTGAGCATTTTCTGTAATATTGTTCCAAAATCCTGCAGTGAATACTCCTATTTTGAACATAAAGATCCCTGTAAGCATGAAAACAAAGATTGGGATTAATTTACAAACCAGAACAATGGCATTCACAATCGCTGCAGATTCGACACCTTTACTCACCATCAAAGCTAAAAGCCAAGAAAGGATCGATACAGACACTACTGCAAAAACACTTAAACTTCCATTTGCATCTGCGAATTTCCCAGGGAAAAAGTAATCCATAGAGATCATCATGAGCACGGCAAATGCAATATTACCTAGCCATGTAGACAACCAGTAGCCCCATCCGGAAAGAAAACCTACCAAATCGCCAAAGCCTTCTCGCGCATAATCAGAAACTCCTGAAAGCTGTGGTTTGTTAATAATCAGATAGTTTAAACTCAAGACAAGCGCTAAAAGTCCTAAACCAACGAAGAACCATGCTACGATGACACCACCTGCAGTAGCTCCATTGGCTAAATCATTGGAAAGGTTAAATACCCCACCACCAATAGCACTGGATACAACGATGGAGACAAGGGCTATCAGTCCCATTCCTTTTTTATTTTCCATTTATTTTTCCTATAATTCCATTTTATTTATATTGAAATATTTTCTTAATATAACATTTTTTGCATTTTCATGCAACTTTCATCAGGTTCCAATCCTATTTTCTTTATATTTTTACATTTTTAAGCGTTTTCTTACAAAAATAATGAAAAAGCAATCCAAATTAAAAGATTGCTTTTTCATTTGTATTAATATCCATTTGGATGAGAGCTATGCCATTTCCAAGCAAAAATTTAATATTTAGTTGAATTTTTTATCTTGATTTTATTAGTATATTCACTTTCTTTCAAATTACGATTTTATAAAAAAAACTGCCTTGTTTTTAAAGTGGGAAAAACCTGGGAAAATATTAAACAAAAAAACACTAAATCATTTTTTAGTGTTTTTTGATTCAAAATCAAGAATTTCAGATTCCATTTTCTCATACAGCTCTTTTAATGCTAGATTTATTACCCATGTTTTATTTTCTCTTTCAAGCATATTTTTATATTTAAAGTATTTTGATAAACGAGGTAAATTCTCTTCATTTTCGCTATTGAGATAAAAATTTGTTAATTTGGCCATGATGTCTCCTTCACTATATTTAAATATCACATTTATATTTTATTATAACATATATCTTGGTAATACACAAAATCACAAAACAAAAAAGTAATTACTTGTTTTTTTATATGTATCATGATATTATATACATGTATCTAACATGTATTATCGAAAAACATAGAACTAAAAGGAGATAGTATTTATGAAAATACGTTCACCAGTAAGAAAAAATTGAGAACTTACTTAATGATAAATTCAAGATATAAAAAGAAAGACAATCTAAAATGAAAAAAATAAATATATATGTGGGAAATGTCAACTGTACTGCTGGCAGCGGATATGGAAATACTGAATTAATGCCTTTATTGGGAGATATATTTCCTAAAAATACTAATATCCCTGATATTGTAATTCTTAATGAATTTTATAAGTATAAAGATTATCAAGACTTTCAAGCATATTTTTTAAACAAAGAATATACTGTGGCAGTTAATCCGTTGAAAAAGAAAGGATTTAACGATGTCTTTGTAGCAATATCAAATAGATTAGACTTAGATATTGAAACAGTAGAATATGCAACTCAAGACAAAGATAGAATTAGTCCGGACTATACTTCCATTATTTTGAGAAATAAGAAAAATGAAAAGTTAGCTATTGTTGGAGTACGCATCAGGTCTTATAAAAATCTCGATTATAAAGGTAATGCCTCTGAATTTAAAGAATTATTGAGCTTTATCGAAAAACTTAGAAAATCTGGTATTACTCAAATTATGGTAGCTGGAGACTTTAACCACGCTAGACTATTAACAGATAGAAATGAAAATTTAACATGGGAAGAAATCGATATTTTGTACAAGGAATATGCTCAGTTCCCTCATAATTTCCATAGTATTAAGCAAAATCTGAGTCAGAACAACTTAATATTGCATACTCCTGAAGGCTACTCGTATCCAATTAATAAATCATATCCAGTTTATAATCAGGAAACACCCAATGACCACCTCGTTACTTCAAATGACTGTGAAATTGATTTCATTGAATATAGAGATGAAACAAAATACTCAGATCATAAAGCCTTAGTTGCTACTCTGCATTTTAATAGGAAGGACTAATATTGAAAGAAAAAATTTATAGAAATCTTTGTCTTGCTTTTGGGGCATTAATATTAATTATTTCTGGTTATGTTGTTGTGACTGGAATTGTAATTCCTCATGAGGTTATTGTTAAAGCCTTCTTTCATCCAGAAAAGACGATTATTAGCGGATTATTATTAATTATAATTTGGTTATTAATTAAATTGATTGCAAAAAAAGGAGAAGAAAAATGAAAAATTTTTATCGTAATTGCACTTGGTGTATGTTATTACTCATCAGTATAGGAGTCGGCTTTAGTGGAAATGTAAAATTTAGTGTTGGTGGATATAATGCTTTTCTTACTATTAAAGCTTTCTTGTTATTAGTTATAATTCTAACTTTAGCAAGTTTCCCAGAGCTAATTATTTTATTTCAAGGCAAAAATAGAAAGGAAGTAAAACATGAATGATACATTTAAACATTATTTTTTCTTTATTTTAGGGTTAATTTTACTTGTAATTTCAGTGAGCTTATTTACTGGATTTCTGCAAATATTGTTGGGAAGCATTGGTGGTATTTCTTTAATGATAGGATTGTATTTTTTAATGAAAATAAAAATTAAATCATTTTTGCGTAAGGTTCGTGGTGATGAATAAATTCATTAATAACTGTGTGTCTTTGTATATATCAATCTTCTTACCCTCTCCTCCGCAGGAAATCTCCTTGTATCAAACTGTGCCTAATTTCAAAAAAAAGCTCAGCAGCCTAAGCCTTATATGGGTTGCCTTTATCATCCTCCTCTTCTTCTTAAGCTTTGCAATTAATAATATTTTGATTTTACCCTCGTGGTTATTTCTCTTTTACTTGGCAGGAAAAATATTTCGGATTCGTAAAGAGTTCAAAAATAATATTTCTATATGGGATAATTTCTTGATAGTACAGGAATTTATTATTAATAACGGCTTATATAAAGAGACTTCTGATATTTTTTTGTCTTCAGTATTTAAAATAGAGCAAACTGAGGATGAAATTATCATCATTGCTGAAAAGAGAGGAAATTTCTTAGATTCTAAGGTTGAGAACCTTGAAACCGAACTCAGTGGACTCCTGTCCTTGGATATAACTAAAAAGGATATTCTCGCTGACAGAGTAGAGTATGTCTTTGAAAAGAATAAACGAGAAATAGAGCAATATGTTTTTGCTAATTCTGATAGTAAAGAAAATCTAACAAGAGATTTTTTCCAAAATATTCCAAAGGATATAATAAAATTGTCAAATACTCAGCAATTTTCTTTGAAACAGAATACAAATATTGGATTGTACGGTAGGACGGGGACAGGGAAAACCGTTACATTGCAATGGATGCTCTATTCAGCTCTTGCTAAAGGAAGTGGAATAAAAGGGAGTGATAGCTATATCAAAATATGTGATGGTAAAGGGGCGGATTTATTTGCTCTCGGTGGAATCTTAAAAAATATCTTAGGAGAAAATATTAGTGTAGGACAAACTCCTAATTCTTTGGCAAAGCTAAGTAGAGAAATGGTAGAAATCATGGATGA
This window of the Lactococcus garvieae subsp. garvieae genome carries:
- a CDS encoding endonuclease/exonuclease/phosphatase family protein; translation: MKKINIYVGNVNCTAGSGYGNTELMPLLGDIFPKNTNIPDIVILNEFYKYKDYQDFQAYFLNKEYTVAVNPLKKKGFNDVFVAISNRLDLDIETVEYATQDKDRISPDYTSIILRNKKNEKLAIVGVRIRSYKNLDYKGNASEFKELLSFIEKLRKSGITQIMVAGDFNHARLLTDRNENLTWEEIDILYKEYAQFPHNFHSIKQNLSQNNLILHTPEGYSYPINKSYPVYNQETPNDHLVTSNDCEIDFIEYRDETKYSDHKALVATLHFNRKD
- a CDS encoding FtsK/SpoIIIE domain-containing protein, whose product is MNKFINNCVSLYISIFLPSPPQEISLYQTVPNFKKKLSSLSLIWVAFIILLFFLSFAINNILILPSWLFLFYLAGKIFRIRKEFKNNISIWDNFLIVQEFIINNGLYKETSDIFLSSVFKIEQTEDEIIIIAEKRGNFLDSKVENLETELSGLLSLDITKKDILADRVEYVFEKNKREIEQYVFANSDSKENLTRDFFQNIPKDIIKLSNTQQFSLKQNTNIGLYGRTGTGKTVTLQWMLYSALAKGSGIKGSDSYIKICDGKGADLFALGGILKNILGENISVGQTPNSLAKLSREMVEIMDERYELISKSQALNADGYDLNMIPSFLFVDELASIKDSCGSSKEGKALWNEILQNLGLIARKGRQACCHWVCSTQDPNSENIPVELRTQISAVLYGGSPSSERLRMAFSMCDLENVPRGNGERGEALFYADGLSMNEPELTKIPFVNLQTKQEFGEVVLNIIPSINESRTEYE